In Pseudomonas campi, the sequence GGTGGCCACCCTGCTGCAGGCCAAGCTCTACCTGAGTTTTTCCCGCTACCACCCGCAGGCCGAAGCCATGCAGCAGCGTTTCGACCAGGGCATGCGCATAATCAAAGACAACGGCCGCTACCAGCAGATACTTGCCCAGTGGCAGCATCAACAGGCGGCAGACTGAGCCGCGCCCGCTACACTGAAAACTGGTCGCGGGCGCGCCGACACGTCAACAGACCCTAGCCCCATAACAAGAACCCGGAGTCCTTATGGCCTACACCCCCGAACTGATTGCCGAGATGGAAATCCTCGCGCTGTACAACCTGGATAACGTGCAGGAGGGCATCAAAGTGCATAACAACGCCACCAACAAATGCCAGGCGGCCATC encodes:
- a CDS encoding TIGR02647 family protein, producing MAYTPELIAEMEILALYNLDNVQEGIKVHNNATNKCQAAITRLHEKGLVTQADGGYLTSLGLDAAEHAQALLTILTPQHA